In Nitrospira sp. CR1.1, a single genomic region encodes these proteins:
- a CDS encoding DUF3015 domain-containing protein — protein sequence MITTRVTFIPGLLLILGGCMTDATVELTKAPFDATTQLTDGTSGATKEFLDPTTEFTSSTTPGALTDGRMLRAKKKATIFATQTHDNLRTDIARGQGEYLASLASLTGVSADRWTDFQATMIGSYPALFDQQLAPSQSAKLVVDLAWAKGYGMPFPAK from the coding sequence ATGATCACCACACGCGTTACATTCATTCCTGGATTGCTCCTCATCCTCGGCGGCTGTATGACAGACGCCACCGTCGAGTTGACCAAGGCGCCCTTCGACGCCACGACACAACTCACCGACGGCACCTCTGGCGCGACCAAGGAATTTCTCGACCCCACGACCGAATTCACGTCCAGCACGACGCCGGGCGCCTTGACGGATGGACGGATGTTGAGAGCCAAGAAAAAGGCCACTATTTTTGCGACACAGACGCACGACAACTTGCGCACAGACATCGCCCGAGGCCAGGGAGAATATTTGGCGTCGTTAGCCAGTCTCACGGGCGTCTCCGCAGACCGGTGGACAGATTTTCAGGCGACGATGATCGGTTCCTATCCCGCGCTCTTCGACCAGCAATTAGCGCCATCCCAATCGGCCAAGCTGGTCGTCGATTTGGCCTGGGCGAAAGGCTACGGCATGCCCTTCCCCGCCAAGTAA
- a CDS encoding glycoside hydrolase family 15 protein — protein sequence MAYQPIENYGIIGNMRTAALVGRDGSIDWLCFPHFDSPSVFAAILDDAKGGRFSIAPKAARFTIKQFYWPETNVLITRFLSSEGVGEIEDFMPVGVEGPALYHQLIRRVKVVRGKMTFCLTCHPAFDYARTPHETHLNSNGAVFSTAALTLGLATTLPLKQDEQGVSAEFTLQRGEHAVCVLREIDQGDQCGAALSDSHAVNMFEATVQFWHDWLSQSRYTGRWREMVSRSALALKLLTFEPTGAIVAAPTCSLPEQIGGGRNWDYRYTWIRDSAFTVYGLLRIGFTREAAAFMHWLNERTRNESEAPGPLQIVYGIDGRTDLTELVLDHLDGYRGSKPVRIGNGAYQHLQLDIYGELLDSIYLCDKYVSPISYLGWSHVRSSLDWLCQNWTREDEGIWEVRGGRRHFVYSKLMCWVALDRGLRLSHKRSLPADHRKWLTMRDRVYEEIMTKGWDESRGSFVQSYGSDSLDASNLIMPLVRFISPTDPRMLRTLEAINRPPVNGGLVSDGLVHRYDAATGMDGLAGTEGTFNMCSFWLVEALTRAGRTDRRKLNEAQLLFERMLGYANHLGLYAEETGDSGEALGNFPQAFTHLALISAAFDLDRALDGN from the coding sequence ATGGCCTATCAGCCTATTGAGAACTACGGCATCATCGGTAACATGCGCACCGCAGCCCTGGTGGGGCGAGACGGCAGCATTGATTGGCTGTGTTTTCCGCATTTCGATTCCCCCAGTGTCTTCGCGGCCATTCTCGATGACGCCAAAGGCGGACGGTTCAGCATTGCTCCGAAAGCGGCGCGATTCACCATCAAACAATTCTACTGGCCCGAGACCAACGTGCTAATCACGCGCTTTCTTTCCAGCGAAGGCGTCGGGGAAATCGAAGACTTCATGCCGGTCGGTGTCGAGGGGCCCGCCCTGTACCATCAGCTGATTCGGCGGGTCAAAGTGGTCCGAGGGAAGATGACGTTTTGTCTCACCTGTCATCCGGCCTTCGATTATGCGCGGACTCCACACGAAACTCACCTCAACTCAAACGGGGCGGTGTTTTCGACGGCGGCGCTGACGTTGGGATTGGCGACGACCCTTCCGCTCAAACAGGACGAGCAGGGAGTCAGTGCTGAGTTTACATTGCAGCGGGGAGAACATGCGGTCTGTGTCCTGCGGGAAATCGACCAAGGGGACCAGTGCGGGGCCGCACTGTCGGACAGCCACGCCGTCAACATGTTCGAAGCGACGGTGCAGTTTTGGCACGACTGGTTGTCGCAGAGCCGTTACACCGGACGATGGCGCGAAATGGTGTCCCGATCGGCCTTGGCCTTAAAGCTACTGACCTTCGAACCGACCGGCGCGATCGTTGCCGCTCCGACCTGCAGTTTGCCGGAACAGATCGGCGGGGGCCGCAATTGGGACTATCGCTACACCTGGATCAGAGACTCTGCCTTCACCGTCTATGGATTGCTCCGCATCGGTTTTACCCGCGAAGCCGCAGCCTTCATGCACTGGTTGAACGAGCGCACCCGCAACGAGAGCGAAGCGCCGGGTCCGTTGCAAATTGTCTATGGCATCGATGGCCGAACCGATTTGACTGAACTGGTCCTCGACCATCTGGACGGGTACAGGGGATCGAAGCCGGTCAGGATCGGCAACGGGGCCTATCAGCACCTGCAGCTGGATATTTACGGTGAACTGCTGGACTCCATCTACTTGTGCGACAAATACGTATCCCCCATTTCCTACTTGGGATGGTCTCATGTTCGAAGTTCGCTCGATTGGCTCTGCCAGAACTGGACGCGCGAGGACGAGGGCATTTGGGAAGTGCGTGGTGGCCGACGTCACTTCGTCTATTCCAAACTCATGTGTTGGGTGGCGTTGGACCGAGGCTTGCGCCTCTCGCACAAACGTTCGCTGCCGGCTGACCACCGCAAATGGCTGACCATGCGGGATCGCGTGTACGAGGAGATCATGACCAAGGGGTGGGACGAGTCACGTGGCTCCTTTGTGCAGTCGTACGGCAGTGATTCGCTGGATGCGTCCAACCTGATCATGCCACTGGTCCGCTTTATTTCGCCGACCGACCCGCGGATGCTCAGGACACTGGAGGCGATCAACCGTCCGCCGGTCAATGGGGGGCTCGTTTCCGACGGCCTCGTCCATCGCTACGACGCCGCGACAGGTATGGATGGACTCGCGGGGACGGAAGGTACGTTCAACATGTGCAGTTTTTGGTTGGTCGAAGCGCTCACGCGAGCCGGACGAACCGACCGCCGAAAGTTGAATGAGGCGCAGCTGCTGTTCGAGCGGATGCTTGGGTATGCCAACCATTTAGGCCTGTACGCGGAGGAAACCGGAGATAGCGGAGAGGCCCTGGGCAATTTTCCTCAGGCCTTCACGCACCTGGCGCTCATCAGCGCCGCTTTCGATCTAGATCGCGCATTGGATGGGAACTGA
- a CDS encoding TetR family transcriptional regulator produces the protein MVLRRVGSMPTVSRKTRSFTAPILGMGTVCVRSAVRWRCMNRLAIVNLFLIDRSIIKYTPPTSTYMPRPKAFNPEETLEKAMHVFWHKGYESTSMEDLLEAMDLNSGSLYAAFGSKRELFLKAMDHYCKEGGVGGRFSILQQPGPALPLIRRFFEAMLEFILSDPLRRGCLITNTVVEMAPHEKEIRKKLSSKLHAVEEALYTLLARASQEGALAKEKDPRTLARLLVTVMQGMLVMIKAGSPAGAVRQTGAAALLILE, from the coding sequence GTGGTTCTTCGACGTGTCGGCTCGATGCCAACGGTGTCTCGCAAGACGCGGTCATTCACCGCGCCCATCTTGGGCATGGGGACAGTCTGTGTGAGATCAGCCGTACGGTGGAGATGCATGAATCGACTGGCAATCGTAAATTTATTCTTGATCGACCGATCAATAATAAAGTATACACCTCCTACGAGTACGTATATGCCACGCCCTAAAGCGTTTAACCCAGAAGAAACCCTTGAGAAAGCGATGCATGTCTTCTGGCACAAGGGGTATGAATCAACATCGATGGAAGACTTGTTGGAGGCTATGGATCTCAACAGCGGGTCGCTTTATGCCGCGTTCGGCAGTAAACGAGAACTGTTCCTCAAGGCCATGGACCACTATTGCAAGGAAGGTGGCGTCGGGGGGCGGTTTTCCATTTTGCAGCAACCGGGCCCTGCATTGCCTTTGATCCGCCGGTTTTTTGAAGCCATGCTGGAGTTTATCCTGTCCGACCCCCTGCGGCGCGGCTGCCTCATCACTAACACGGTTGTGGAAATGGCTCCGCACGAGAAGGAGATCAGAAAGAAACTTTCGAGCAAACTGCATGCGGTCGAAGAGGCACTCTACACGTTGCTGGCACGTGCGAGTCAGGAAGGTGCGCTGGCCAAGGAAAAAGACCCGCGCACGTTGGCACGTCTCCTCGTCACAGTCATGCAAGGCATGCTGGTGATGATTAAAGCCGGCTCGCCAGCTGGAGCGGTACGGCAAACCGGTGCGGCAGCGCTGTTGATTCTGGAGTAA
- a CDS encoding DUF5069 domain-containing protein: MRVEGLRSPYQKVGGLYHFARMLDKIRLHQAGQLPADYHPNFGLRAGLDGHLCGLLGIEHADLCARVQQGGSDEDIVEWCFQRGLRPSKMQTRIWNEFARKFGWNDLAGKFLARVKLENGLDHRTDIVTAFDLIDVLEGNDHESPNEH; encoded by the coding sequence ATGAGAGTCGAGGGTCTTCGCAGTCCGTATCAAAAAGTCGGCGGGCTTTACCATTTCGCCAGGATGTTGGATAAAATTCGGCTTCACCAGGCAGGACAGCTACCGGCCGACTACCATCCCAACTTTGGGTTGCGCGCAGGACTCGACGGGCATCTGTGTGGCTTGCTCGGGATTGAGCATGCGGACCTTTGTGCGCGAGTGCAGCAGGGCGGCAGCGATGAGGACATTGTGGAATGGTGTTTCCAAAGAGGGTTGCGGCCAAGCAAGATGCAGACGCGCATTTGGAACGAATTTGCGCGTAAGTTCGGGTGGAACGATTTGGCCGGGAAATTCTTGGCCAGAGTCAAGCTAGAGAATGGCCTCGACCATCGCACGGACATCGTGACGGCGTTTGACCTCATCGATGTCCTTGAAGGCAATGACCATGAGAGCCCGAACGAACACTAG
- a CDS encoding phosphatase PAP2 family protein: protein MTLYRRAMSLDEILFHGINGMAGQSSLLDRIGVELARPGNLLYPILLAAAYWAWVNWRECMIGGAMLAGVVGATDALGTQLKGLVQRPRPCVTLADVHQLLGCGGAFSFPSNHAANTAAAAAFFQVLYPKSGWIGWPLVAAIGISRVYIGAHYLTDVIGGWIVGGLVGATVAYFLRRWSRFRPVTESASPAPAQAGSIS, encoded by the coding sequence GTGACCCTTTATCGTCGCGCCATGAGCTTGGACGAGATTCTGTTTCATGGCATCAACGGCATGGCCGGGCAGTCGAGTCTGCTTGATCGGATCGGAGTCGAATTAGCCAGGCCGGGCAATTTGCTCTATCCCATATTGCTGGCCGCGGCCTATTGGGCGTGGGTCAATTGGCGGGAATGTATGATCGGCGGGGCGATGCTGGCCGGGGTAGTCGGCGCGACGGATGCGCTCGGGACTCAGTTAAAGGGCTTGGTTCAACGCCCGCGCCCCTGCGTGACTCTGGCCGATGTGCATCAGTTGCTCGGTTGCGGCGGGGCGTTTTCCTTTCCTTCCAACCATGCCGCCAATACGGCGGCGGCGGCGGCGTTTTTCCAGGTGCTCTATCCAAAGTCAGGCTGGATCGGCTGGCCCCTGGTGGCCGCGATCGGCATTTCACGCGTGTACATCGGGGCGCACTATCTCACAGACGTGATCGGGGGCTGGATCGTGGGAGGACTGGTCGGTGCAACCGTCGCGTACTTCCTGCGCCGCTGGTCTCGCTTCCGCCCGGTTACCGAGTCGGCTTCTCCGGCGCCGGCCCAGGCAGGTTCGATTTCCTGA
- a CDS encoding cation diffusion facilitator family transporter — MLSHTYHELRSRLRIALALNAVIILAEFIGGFLTNSIGLIGDAGHNLVDQGSLFLALYAHVLTARPATDSRTFGYHRAGIVAAFLNSFILLLTATGITIMGAQRVLNPVPVPGGWVMLIALISFVANLSIALLLQHGAKDDLNIRSAFWHMLGDAWVSLGVVVSGGAIMLTGWSVLDPLVSLFVVVAIIRGAWPLFKESLEVLLESTPPGVSPALVAATIESIPGVKNVHDLHIWAVEPRLIMMTTHVQVDGGDQALTTDLLQAIRSRVTSEFKIKHLTIQLETECCHPDAVHCDLSKLHDQHSHAEFLHSHH, encoded by the coding sequence ATGCTCTCCCACACCTATCATGAACTCCGCTCACGTCTACGCATCGCCCTCGCCCTCAATGCGGTCATCATCCTGGCGGAGTTCATCGGAGGCTTTCTCACGAACAGCATCGGCCTCATCGGAGACGCAGGCCACAACCTCGTGGATCAAGGCTCGCTCTTTTTGGCCCTCTATGCCCATGTGTTGACCGCCAGACCCGCCACCGACAGTCGCACCTTCGGGTATCACCGGGCAGGAATCGTCGCGGCGTTTCTCAATTCATTCATCCTCCTGCTCACCGCTACCGGCATTACGATCATGGGCGCCCAGCGAGTCTTGAACCCCGTACCAGTTCCTGGCGGCTGGGTCATGCTGATCGCCCTCATCAGCTTCGTGGCCAACCTCTCCATTGCGCTGCTGCTCCAGCATGGCGCGAAGGATGACCTGAACATCCGCAGCGCCTTCTGGCACATGCTGGGAGACGCATGGGTGTCGCTGGGTGTGGTCGTGAGCGGAGGGGCCATCATGCTGACCGGCTGGTCCGTCCTCGACCCGCTGGTGAGCCTGTTCGTCGTCGTGGCGATCATTCGCGGCGCCTGGCCGCTCTTTAAAGAATCACTTGAGGTCCTCCTGGAGTCCACCCCGCCCGGCGTCAGCCCGGCGCTCGTGGCGGCCACCATCGAATCCATCCCCGGCGTGAAGAACGTCCATGACCTGCACATCTGGGCCGTCGAACCGCGACTTATCATGATGACCACCCACGTGCAAGTCGACGGCGGCGACCAGGCCCTCACAACCGACCTTCTCCAGGCGATCCGAAGCCGGGTGACCAGTGAATTCAAGATTAAACATCTGACCATTCAACTGGAAACCGAATGCTGCCATCCCGACGCCGTCCACTGCGACCTCTCGAAACTCCACGACCAGCATTCGCATGCGGAATTTCTGCACAGCCACCATTAG
- the hflB gene encoding ATP-dependent zinc metalloprotease FtsH has protein sequence MDPKQRQFSIWYMFIALWVLILIQTFLPSLFTPTEIPYSEFKVAVEAGKVTEVTVSPQVIHGKMKEDKVFHTIRIEDPDLLRSLAQHQVKVTGMIESTLFRDVLSWILPIVLFFGVWWFLLRRMGQSQGFMTVGQSKAKVYVENEVKVTFADVAGVDEAKQELEEIIEFLKTPEKFRRLGGKIPKGILLVGPPGTGKTLLAKAVAGEAGVPFFSISGSEFVEMFVGVGAARVRDLFEQAKGKAPCIIFLDELDALGKARGVGPMAHEEREQTLNQLLVEMDGFDSRAGVILVAATNRPEILDPALLRAGRFDRQVLVDRPDKIGRLAILKVHARSITLANQADLDTIAAMTPGFVGADLANLLNEAALLAVRRGKDTVSLSELQEAVERVIGGLEKKNRVLNTMERARVAHHEVGHALMALSIPGGDAVHKISIIPRGIAALGYTMQLPTEDRFLMTMSELKNRIAILLGGRAAEEVIYGEVSTGAQDDLRKATDIAKSMVKAYGMSEKLGQVSLERDRQSIFLQTGAPQTPGDYSEQTSREIDYEVRLLIDEQYERARDLIKSQEATLRHAAQVLLEKETISGEELKALATAQ, from the coding sequence ATGGACCCTAAACAACGACAATTCTCCATCTGGTACATGTTCATTGCCCTCTGGGTTCTGATCCTCATCCAGACCTTTCTTCCCTCCCTGTTTACCCCCACCGAAATTCCCTACAGCGAATTCAAAGTCGCCGTGGAAGCGGGCAAGGTCACCGAGGTGACGGTCTCGCCGCAAGTCATTCACGGCAAGATGAAGGAAGACAAAGTCTTTCATACCATCCGCATCGAAGACCCGGATCTGCTGCGCAGCCTCGCGCAGCACCAGGTCAAGGTCACGGGCATGATCGAAAGCACCCTGTTCCGGGATGTGCTGTCCTGGATCCTGCCGATCGTGCTGTTCTTCGGTGTCTGGTGGTTCCTGCTGCGCCGCATGGGCCAGAGCCAAGGCTTCATGACGGTCGGGCAAAGCAAAGCCAAGGTGTATGTCGAGAATGAGGTGAAGGTGACCTTCGCCGATGTCGCCGGCGTCGACGAGGCGAAGCAGGAACTGGAAGAGATCATCGAATTCCTCAAGACGCCGGAGAAGTTCCGGCGCCTCGGCGGCAAGATTCCCAAGGGTATTCTGCTCGTCGGCCCTCCGGGCACGGGCAAGACGCTACTCGCCAAGGCTGTGGCTGGGGAAGCCGGCGTGCCATTTTTTTCAATCAGCGGGTCGGAGTTCGTGGAGATGTTCGTCGGTGTCGGCGCGGCGCGTGTCCGCGACCTTTTCGAGCAGGCCAAGGGCAAGGCGCCCTGCATCATCTTCCTCGACGAGCTTGACGCACTGGGTAAAGCCCGGGGGGTCGGCCCCATGGCTCACGAAGAACGGGAACAGACACTCAACCAACTGTTGGTCGAAATGGATGGGTTCGACTCCCGCGCCGGCGTCATTCTCGTGGCCGCCACCAACCGCCCGGAGATTCTGGACCCCGCGCTGCTTCGAGCCGGCCGGTTCGACCGCCAGGTGCTGGTGGACCGGCCCGATAAGATCGGCCGCCTCGCCATCCTGAAAGTCCACGCCCGCAGCATCACCCTCGCCAACCAGGCAGATCTCGACACCATTGCCGCCATGACACCCGGCTTCGTCGGAGCCGATTTGGCCAATCTGCTCAACGAAGCAGCCTTGCTGGCCGTGCGTCGCGGGAAGGACACCGTCAGCCTCTCTGAGTTGCAGGAAGCCGTCGAGCGCGTCATCGGCGGGTTGGAAAAGAAAAATCGGGTGCTGAATACAATGGAACGGGCCCGGGTTGCCCACCACGAGGTCGGCCATGCGCTCATGGCCCTCTCCATTCCAGGCGGCGATGCAGTCCACAAAATCTCAATCATTCCTCGAGGTATTGCCGCACTTGGCTACACCATGCAGCTCCCGACCGAAGACCGCTTTCTCATGACCATGTCCGAGCTGAAAAACCGCATCGCCATCCTGCTGGGCGGACGCGCGGCGGAGGAAGTCATCTACGGCGAAGTGTCCACCGGCGCACAAGACGACTTGCGCAAGGCCACTGATATCGCCAAGAGCATGGTGAAAGCCTACGGCATGAGCGAGAAACTTGGCCAGGTCAGCTTAGAGCGGGACCGGCAGTCGATCTTCCTGCAAACCGGTGCGCCCCAAACACCGGGGGACTACAGCGAACAGACCTCCAGGGAGATCGATTACGAAGTTCGACTCTTGATCGACGAACAGTACGAACGGGCCCGTGATCTGATCAAGTCCCAGGAGGCCACGTTGCGGCACGCCGCCCAGGTGCTGCTGGAGAAAGAAACGATCAGCGGCGAAGAACTCAAAGCCCTCGCCACAGCCCAGTGA
- the metG gene encoding methionine--tRNA ligase, whose protein sequence is MTTHETFYITTPIYYVNDVPHIGHAYTTVAADVLARYWRLRGRDVFFLTGLDEHGQKVQQAAAKAGIDPQTHCDRLAPQFTHLWKRLNISHNAFIRTTDKPHQAVVQRYLQQLHDKQLIYKADYTGWYCTFDERFWTEKDVVGGLCPDCKRPIEQLSEHNYFFKMGQYQERLQRHILEHPDFIRPESRRNEVLGFLQTQKLGDLSISRPKSRLSWGIELPFDKDYVTYVWFDALVNYMSALEYLPQGQPAGLRYWPADVHLVGKDILTTHAVYWSTMLMALDQPLPKTIFAHGWWTVDGEKMSKSRGNVVDPNKMVDQFGADAFRYFLLREVPFGQDGDFSHGALVTTVNAKLANGIGNLLSRTLTMIERSCAGAIPERGPAVLPELEQRIEELAKRLPGKAEAGFNALQFRDVLLTIEDLNGLCDEYIDKSAPWKLAKQPETQPQLHTVLNISARALRLLAVLLYPFMPNAAAQMIRQLGLSLDLSRPLAANAGQWDVPLAGSTTQKGASLFPRIESKPQGATAVSDTPANPQPIAASAAPQSPAPTVTPSAAQAAAQPAQISIDDFMKIQLKAAKVLAAERVPKSEKLLKLQVSLGAEQRQIVAGIGKKYEPEALVGKTIVIVANLKPAKLMGIESQGMVLAAGDSDVRGLATFVEDVDPGTKVK, encoded by the coding sequence ATGACAACACACGAGACCTTCTACATCACGACCCCGATCTACTACGTCAACGACGTGCCGCACATCGGCCACGCGTACACCACCGTCGCTGCCGATGTACTTGCGCGGTACTGGCGGTTGCGCGGACGCGACGTATTTTTTCTGACCGGCCTGGATGAGCACGGACAGAAAGTGCAGCAGGCCGCCGCGAAGGCCGGCATCGATCCGCAGACCCACTGCGACCGCCTGGCGCCACAGTTCACACACCTCTGGAAACGGTTGAACATTTCCCATAATGCCTTCATCCGCACCACCGACAAACCGCATCAAGCAGTGGTTCAACGATACCTTCAACAGCTGCATGATAAGCAGTTGATTTACAAAGCAGACTATACAGGATGGTATTGCACGTTCGACGAACGGTTCTGGACGGAAAAGGATGTGGTCGGCGGCCTCTGCCCAGACTGCAAACGACCGATCGAACAACTGAGCGAACATAATTATTTCTTCAAGATGGGCCAGTACCAGGAACGGCTGCAGCGGCACATCCTGGAGCATCCGGATTTCATCAGACCCGAATCGCGGCGCAACGAGGTCCTCGGGTTTTTGCAGACGCAGAAGCTGGGCGACCTTTCGATCTCACGACCCAAATCGCGACTCTCCTGGGGCATCGAACTCCCCTTCGACAAGGACTATGTCACCTACGTCTGGTTCGATGCGCTCGTCAATTACATGTCGGCACTTGAATACCTGCCCCAGGGACAACCGGCCGGCTTGCGTTACTGGCCCGCCGATGTCCATCTGGTCGGGAAGGACATTCTCACCACCCATGCCGTGTACTGGTCCACGATGTTGATGGCGCTGGACCAACCGCTCCCGAAGACCATCTTCGCCCACGGTTGGTGGACGGTGGACGGCGAGAAGATGTCCAAGAGCCGCGGCAACGTCGTTGACCCGAACAAGATGGTCGACCAATTCGGCGCCGATGCCTTCCGCTATTTCCTGCTCCGCGAAGTGCCGTTCGGCCAAGACGGCGATTTTTCGCACGGCGCGCTCGTGACGACCGTCAACGCCAAACTCGCAAACGGTATCGGCAACCTCTTGAGCCGCACGCTCACCATGATCGAACGGTCCTGCGCCGGCGCGATCCCCGAGCGGGGCCCGGCCGTGCTGCCCGAATTGGAACAGCGGATCGAGGAGTTGGCCAAGCGCCTGCCCGGAAAGGCTGAAGCTGGCTTCAATGCTCTCCAGTTTCGCGATGTGCTGCTCACAATCGAAGACCTCAATGGCCTCTGCGATGAATACATCGACAAGAGCGCGCCATGGAAACTGGCGAAGCAGCCGGAGACACAGCCGCAGTTGCACACGGTGCTAAATATCTCCGCCCGCGCCCTTCGACTCCTGGCGGTGCTGCTCTACCCGTTCATGCCCAATGCGGCGGCACAGATGATCCGGCAACTTGGATTATCGCTGGACCTATCCCGACCGCTGGCGGCAAACGCCGGGCAGTGGGACGTGCCTTTGGCCGGCAGCACCACTCAAAAAGGCGCCTCACTGTTTCCCCGTATTGAATCCAAACCACAAGGAGCCACAGCCGTGAGTGATACACCCGCAAATCCGCAGCCGATCGCAGCCTCCGCGGCGCCACAATCCCCGGCTCCGACCGTGACGCCGTCTGCCGCCCAGGCCGCCGCGCAGCCGGCCCAGATCAGTATTGACGACTTCATGAAGATTCAACTCAAAGCGGCAAAAGTGCTGGCGGCAGAGCGCGTACCGAAATCCGAGAAGTTGCTCAAGCTCCAAGTCAGCCTCGGTGCCGAGCAGCGGCAGATCGTCGCCGGGATCGGCAAGAAATACGAACCGGAAGCCCTGGTCGGAAAAACCATCGTCATCGTGGCAAACCTCAAACCGGCGAAGCTCATGGGCATCGAATCGCAGGGCATGGTCCTCGCGGCGGGCGACAGCGACGTGCGAGGGCTCGCCACCTTCGTCGAAGACGTGGATCCCGGCACCAAAGTGAAATGA
- the holB gene encoding DNA polymerase III subunit delta' translates to MPLADIIGHEHAKTLLRSAILQNRVAHAYLFHGDDRIGKRLLALRLAQTLLCETVSDSRQPDACGACRACQQVDARTHPDFLVIEPDQEMANPQIKIESIRDIEHQMIYRPLIGTRKICLIDEADRMTIGAANALLKTLEEPPDHSLFILVSSRPYALPATIRSRCQALRLTAPAQTQVEAAVILKRELPPADAHFLALLSDGQLGRALECDLEQARTSQKEFAAIFSAKGLHSFSTVLAAAETLAKGDRAPEAFDWLLRWLRDVLLIAVGAGSDHILNLDQRAGMQTLAAQINIDDLLALISDLEKMERQAHRNLNVQIALETILLRVRQLLTPPGTADRSR, encoded by the coding sequence ATGCCGCTCGCTGACATCATCGGACACGAGCACGCCAAGACCCTGCTGCGCTCGGCGATCCTGCAAAACCGTGTGGCCCATGCATACCTCTTCCACGGCGACGATCGCATTGGCAAACGTCTCCTTGCATTGCGGCTTGCACAAACGCTGCTCTGCGAGACGGTTTCCGACAGCCGGCAGCCGGACGCCTGCGGCGCCTGCCGGGCCTGCCAGCAGGTGGATGCGCGCACGCATCCCGATTTTCTGGTGATCGAACCGGATCAGGAGATGGCCAATCCCCAAATCAAGATCGAATCCATCCGAGACATCGAGCATCAGATGATCTATCGCCCGCTAATCGGCACGAGAAAAATCTGCCTGATCGACGAGGCGGATCGCATGACCATCGGCGCCGCCAACGCCCTGCTCAAAACGCTGGAAGAACCGCCCGACCACAGTCTGTTCATTCTGGTGTCGAGCCGGCCCTACGCATTGCCGGCGACAATCCGCTCGCGCTGCCAGGCGCTGCGACTTACCGCACCGGCACAAACGCAGGTCGAAGCCGCCGTGATTTTGAAACGCGAACTTCCTCCAGCCGATGCACACTTCTTGGCCCTGCTTAGCGACGGGCAATTAGGTCGGGCGTTGGAATGCGATCTCGAACAGGCCAGAACCAGCCAGAAGGAATTCGCGGCCATCTTCTCAGCCAAAGGGCTGCACTCTTTCTCCACCGTGCTGGCTGCCGCGGAAACGCTAGCCAAGGGCGACCGGGCACCAGAGGCATTCGACTGGCTGCTGCGATGGCTGCGCGACGTGCTGCTCATCGCCGTCGGAGCCGGCTCGGACCATATCCTGAACCTGGACCAACGGGCCGGAATGCAGACGCTGGCCGCACAGATCAATATCGACGATCTCTTGGCGCTCATCAGCGACCTCGAAAAAATGGAACGCCAGGCGCATCGGAACCTCAACGTCCAGATCGCACTCGAAACCATCCTTTTGCGAGTCCGGCAACTCCTGACTCCGCCAGGCACCGCCGACCGCTCACGATAA
- a CDS encoding dTMP kinase: MRQRGRPSRGLFITLEGIEGCGKSTQARLLGEYLRTQGHVTVETREPGGTPLAEKVRSVLLDRADEPVAAETEAFLVLAARRQHVAQVIEPALARGVIVLCDRFSDSTLAYQGYARGLNVSLLERLNRLATHAVTPNLTLLFDLPVSTGLARRRSASETNRLDRESLRFHQKVRAGFLDLAKRYPARMKVVPARASKEAVARAVARIVAPLLNRVHRTDAQTATPRSTPSHHTQVRHAAR; the protein is encoded by the coding sequence ATGAGACAACGCGGCCGACCATCCCGAGGTCTGTTCATTACGCTGGAGGGCATCGAGGGGTGTGGAAAATCCACCCAGGCCAGACTCCTGGGAGAATACCTACGGACTCAAGGGCACGTCACCGTCGAGACCCGGGAACCGGGCGGAACCCCGCTCGCGGAGAAAGTCCGATCGGTCCTCCTTGATCGCGCCGACGAACCGGTAGCGGCCGAAACCGAAGCATTTCTGGTGCTCGCGGCCCGACGCCAACATGTTGCCCAGGTGATCGAGCCGGCTCTCGCGCGCGGCGTCATTGTGCTCTGTGACCGCTTCAGCGATTCAACGCTGGCCTATCAGGGTTATGCGCGCGGGCTGAATGTGTCTTTGCTTGAACGGCTCAATCGCCTCGCGACTCACGCCGTGACGCCGAATCTGACACTGCTGTTCGACCTTCCCGTCTCCACCGGCCTGGCTCGGCGGCGGTCCGCCAGCGAAACGAACAGGCTCGACCGCGAATCGCTCCGGTTCCATCAAAAGGTTCGGGCCGGTTTTCTCGACCTGGCGAAGCGTTATCCCGCGCGCATGAAAGTTGTTCCCGCGCGCGCATCCAAAGAAGCTGTCGCCCGTGCAGTCGCCCGGATTGTCGCACCGCTACTGAACCGGGTCCATCGAACCGACGCCCAGACGGCGACGCCGCGCAGCACCCCCTCTCACCACACACAGGTCCGCCATGCCGCTCGCTGA